From Streptomonospora salina, the proteins below share one genomic window:
- a CDS encoding acyltransferase family protein, with translation MSGASEESPASPGPSGSGTGGATPPDSPHGAPAASAADPSDPRWRLPQVRGHLAGLDGIRALAALLVLVFHVGIETGDALAPGLSGALLAGGEMAVPLFFALSGLLLFRPWARAALDGTAAPPAGSYLRRRALRVLPAYWIVALAALLLWSRDHLDSVSAWVEIMTLTFVFETDPWWVGTGPAGLGQMWSLSVEAAFYAALPVLGLLAVRTAGRTRAADTRTRARRILVFLAVLTALSVLALVPQHYPEPRPYMFSWLPRCLGLFAVGMTLTVLSEWAWREPGADGPVRRLCRTLSNNATLCWAVAGGFYLVSATPAAGDRFVGAAELWLSLVNTAVSMAFAFFVVAPVALRPERPGAPPPARAGGGAWLEALLAHPVMRYLGRISYGIFLWQFVVLYLWRDFTGAQMFTGSFWMDLTAVALGTVLLADLTHRFVERPLAQRYSSSGSLRRRPRTRPRADRRTPIN, from the coding sequence GTGAGCGGTGCCTCCGAGGAATCCCCCGCCTCCCCCGGACCCTCCGGGAGCGGTACGGGCGGCGCCACACCCCCGGACTCCCCGCACGGCGCTCCCGCCGCCTCCGCCGCGGACCCGTCCGACCCGCGGTGGCGCCTGCCCCAAGTGCGCGGGCACCTCGCCGGACTCGACGGCATCCGCGCCCTGGCGGCGCTGCTGGTGCTGGTCTTCCACGTGGGCATCGAGACCGGCGACGCCCTGGCCCCCGGCCTCTCCGGCGCCCTGCTGGCCGGCGGCGAGATGGCCGTTCCCCTGTTCTTCGCGCTGTCGGGGCTGCTGCTCTTCCGCCCGTGGGCGCGCGCCGCGCTCGACGGCACCGCCGCCCCGCCGGCCGGGTCCTACCTGCGGCGGCGGGCGCTGCGCGTGCTGCCCGCCTACTGGATCGTCGCCCTGGCCGCCCTGCTGCTGTGGTCGCGCGACCACCTGGACTCGGTGTCGGCCTGGGTCGAGATCATGACGCTCACCTTCGTGTTCGAGACCGACCCGTGGTGGGTGGGCACCGGCCCCGCCGGCCTCGGACAGATGTGGAGCCTGTCGGTGGAGGCGGCCTTCTACGCCGCCCTGCCGGTACTCGGGCTGCTGGCGGTGCGCACGGCCGGCCGCACCCGCGCCGCCGACACCCGGACCCGCGCCCGCCGCATACTGGTGTTCCTGGCGGTGCTGACCGCGCTGTCGGTGCTGGCGCTGGTGCCCCAGCACTATCCCGAGCCGCGGCCCTACATGTTCTCCTGGCTGCCCCGCTGCCTCGGCCTGTTCGCGGTGGGCATGACGCTGACGGTGCTCAGCGAGTGGGCCTGGCGCGAGCCGGGCGCCGACGGACCCGTGCGACGGCTGTGCCGCACCCTGTCGAACAACGCGACACTGTGCTGGGCGGTGGCCGGCGGCTTCTACCTCGTCTCCGCCACCCCGGCGGCGGGCGACCGGTTCGTCGGCGCCGCCGAGCTGTGGCTGTCACTGGTGAACACGGCGGTGTCGATGGCGTTCGCGTTCTTCGTCGTCGCGCCCGTGGCGCTGCGCCCCGAGCGCCCCGGTGCGCCGCCTCCGGCCCGCGCCGGAGGCGGCGCGTGGCTGGAAGCGCTGCTGGCCCATCCGGTCATGCGCTACCTGGGCCGCATCTCCTACGGCATCTTCCTGTGGCAGTTCGTCGTGCTCTACCTGTGGCGCGATTTCACCGGCGCGCAGATGTTCACCGGTTCGTTCTGGATGGACCTGACCGCGGTGGCCCTGGGGACCGTACTGCTGGCCGACCTCACCCACCGCTTCGTCGAACGTCCCCTCGCCCAGCGCTACAGCTCATCCGGCAGCCTCCGGCGCCGGCCCCGCACCCGGCCGCGCGCCGACCGCCGCACCCCGATCAACTGA
- a CDS encoding DUF3068 domain-containing protein: MTAGSGGSDARDGRDAWDTAGPGGPVPDRPRRPGSRAVSAALARNGRLIALATAVFLITSALMLRFYVAGELEKIPARAELTMRLTDDSAAYLDTGAWDEVRGAPVERLTEISGDYAPGNSDWTAWRMSTEVSSGGTPLAYRERRVVVDRATGTAVNCCGEHVGGDREVRQAGLVLRWPAGGTWDEYPFYDADLRAAPPMVFDGGATVGGLFVRRYVQTVDTAQVPDSARPVPARELGLDRPGTVEAHRWLELERTLWVEPVTGRVVDAREVRHETLRPENGDGERLLLDADLRMAEELSDAKTGAAERRRTLLRAVRSWLPIGLGAAGGASAVWALAGAVRARRAAAQARGETQPRARS; encoded by the coding sequence GTGACGGCCGGCTCCGGCGGCTCCGACGCTCGTGACGGCCGCGACGCCTGGGACACAGCCGGCCCCGGCGGCCCGGTCCCCGACCGCCCCCGGCGGCCCGGGAGCCGGGCCGTGTCCGCGGCGCTGGCCCGCAACGGGCGCCTCATCGCCCTGGCCACCGCCGTGTTCCTGATCACCTCCGCGCTGATGCTGCGCTTCTACGTCGCCGGCGAGCTGGAGAAGATCCCCGCCCGAGCCGAGCTGACCATGCGCCTGACGGACGACTCGGCCGCCTACCTCGACACCGGCGCGTGGGACGAGGTGCGCGGCGCCCCGGTCGAGCGGCTCACCGAGATCAGCGGCGACTACGCGCCCGGAAACTCCGACTGGACCGCGTGGCGGATGTCCACGGAGGTGTCCTCGGGCGGCACGCCGCTGGCCTACCGGGAGCGCCGCGTCGTCGTGGACCGCGCGACCGGCACCGCGGTCAACTGCTGCGGCGAGCACGTCGGCGGCGACCGCGAGGTGCGCCAAGCGGGACTGGTGCTGCGGTGGCCCGCCGGCGGCACCTGGGACGAGTACCCCTTCTACGACGCCGACCTCCGCGCGGCGCCGCCGATGGTCTTCGACGGCGGCGCCACCGTCGGCGGGCTGTTCGTGCGCCGCTATGTGCAGACCGTCGACACCGCCCAGGTCCCCGACTCCGCCCGGCCCGTGCCGGCGCGGGAGCTGGGCCTGGACCGGCCGGGCACCGTCGAGGCCCACCGCTGGCTCGAACTGGAGCGGACGCTGTGGGTCGAACCGGTCACCGGGCGCGTGGTCGACGCCCGCGAGGTGCGCCACGAGACGCTGCGACCGGAGAACGGGGACGGCGAACGCCTGCTGCTCGACGCCGATCTGCGCATGGCCGAGGAGTTGTCGGACGCCAAGACCGGCGCGGCCGAGCGGCGGCGCACCCTGCTGCGGGCGGTGCGCTCCTGGCTGCCGATCGGCCTGGGCGCGGCGGGCGGTGCGTCCGCGGTGTGGGCCCTGGCCGGAGCAGTGCGCGCCCGCCGCGCGGCGGCGCAGGCCCGCGGCGAAACGCAGCCTCGGGCGCGTTCTTAG
- a CDS encoding class I SAM-dependent methyltransferase, whose protein sequence is MGLDEVRADWTRLGSSEPLWAVCVDPAKRGGGWGDDEFLASGAAEIDAALGRLTDLGLDPGQHRALDFGCGAGRLSNALAGHFAEVVGVDISEPMLAEARRLDRSGGRIGFRINDTPDLGAFGDGSFDLVYTDLVLQHLPPALAEGYVREFVRVLRPGGAMVIGVPDRERPTAKGLVFRFAPWPLIRLAQRRLLGYPAPMRMHPLPRRRLAAVLAEGGARIAASDAYWGGGHWRHLRHYVRLPAGEAP, encoded by the coding sequence GTGGGTCTCGACGAGGTACGTGCGGACTGGACCCGGCTGGGTTCGTCGGAACCGCTGTGGGCGGTGTGCGTCGATCCCGCCAAGCGCGGCGGCGGATGGGGCGACGACGAATTCCTCGCCTCGGGGGCCGCGGAGATCGACGCCGCGCTGGGCCGTTTGACGGACCTGGGCCTCGACCCGGGACAGCACCGCGCGCTGGACTTCGGATGCGGCGCCGGGCGGCTGTCCAACGCCCTGGCCGGACACTTCGCGGAGGTCGTGGGCGTGGACATCTCCGAGCCGATGCTGGCCGAGGCGCGCCGCCTCGACCGCAGCGGCGGCCGGATCGGCTTCCGGATCAACGACACCCCGGATCTGGGCGCGTTCGGCGACGGCTCCTTCGACCTGGTCTACACCGATCTCGTGCTGCAGCACCTGCCGCCCGCCCTGGCCGAGGGCTATGTGCGCGAGTTCGTGCGCGTCCTGCGGCCGGGCGGGGCCATGGTGATCGGCGTCCCCGACCGCGAGCGGCCGACGGCGAAAGGGCTGGTCTTCCGGTTCGCGCCGTGGCCGCTGATCCGGCTGGCCCAGCGGCGCCTGCTGGGCTATCCCGCGCCGATGCGCATGCATCCGCTGCCCCGTAGGCGGCTCGCCGCCGTGCTGGCCGAGGGCGGCGCCCGCATCGCCGCTTCCGACGCGTATTGGGGCGGCGGCCACTGGCGCCACCTGCGGCACTACGTGCGACTGCCCGCCGGGGAGGCGCCGTGA
- a CDS encoding class I SAM-dependent methyltransferase, whose translation MARSAALFAAFRAEQTDPDRFYGALARDTVAQLRSYTALDRAVVVDVGGGPGYFADELRAAGARCVCVDPDPAELRLRDGRAPDTAIMGSALRLPVRSGSVDVCLSSNVLEHVPEPAAMAAEMVRATRPGGLVYLSYTLWLSPWGGHETSPWHYLGGRYAAERFARRNGRRPKNDFGRTMFAVSAARMLRWVRARSDVEAVDVVPRYLPRWMKPVVRIPLLREIVAWNLLLVLRKRTDAPTAG comes from the coding sequence CTGGCGCGGTCCGCCGCGCTGTTCGCGGCGTTCCGCGCGGAGCAGACCGACCCCGACCGCTTCTACGGCGCCCTCGCCCGCGACACCGTCGCCCAGTTGCGGTCCTACACCGCGTTGGACCGGGCGGTGGTGGTCGACGTCGGCGGCGGCCCCGGCTACTTCGCCGACGAGCTGCGCGCGGCCGGCGCGCGCTGCGTGTGCGTCGACCCCGATCCGGCCGAACTGCGGCTGCGCGACGGCCGGGCGCCGGACACCGCGATCATGGGCAGCGCCCTGCGGCTGCCGGTGCGTTCCGGGTCGGTGGACGTGTGCCTGTCCTCCAACGTGCTGGAGCACGTACCCGAGCCGGCTGCGATGGCGGCGGAGATGGTGCGCGCCACCCGCCCCGGAGGGCTGGTCTACCTCTCCTACACCCTGTGGCTGTCGCCGTGGGGCGGCCACGAGACCTCGCCGTGGCACTACCTGGGCGGGCGCTACGCCGCCGAGCGGTTCGCCCGCCGCAACGGCCGGCGCCCCAAGAACGACTTCGGCCGGACGATGTTCGCCGTTTCGGCGGCGCGGATGCTGCGCTGGGTGCGCGCCCGCTCCGACGTCGAGGCGGTCGACGTCGTGCCGCGCTACCTGCCCCGCTGGATGAAGCCGGTGGTGCGTATCCCGCTGCTGCGCGAGATCGTCGCCTGGAACCTGCTGCTGGTCCTGCGCAAGCGGACCGACGCCCCGACCGCCGGGTAG
- a CDS encoding DUF1707 SHOCT-like domain-containing protein, protein MEQTPPPGPRKRVSDAERDEVATHLGDAYAEGRLDLAEFDRRNSAAYQAVFDDELRELVTDLPAPGEGAAPVHRPPPAAGEDEAVELTTETATLRRRGDWAVPRRLRVSSRYGGVRLDMSGATIRHPVVEIELSVHGAGTVLTLPVGATANVDDLRTKYANVYMTVPATPRSGAVHFVVRGKTHAGAVRVRYRRGQKR, encoded by the coding sequence ATGGAGCAGACCCCGCCCCCCGGTCCGCGCAAGCGCGTCTCCGATGCCGAGCGCGATGAGGTCGCCACGCACCTCGGCGACGCCTACGCCGAAGGACGCCTCGACTTGGCGGAGTTCGACCGCCGCAACTCGGCCGCCTACCAGGCCGTCTTCGACGACGAGCTGCGGGAGCTGGTGACCGATCTGCCCGCGCCGGGCGAGGGCGCGGCCCCGGTGCACCGCCCGCCGCCTGCCGCCGGGGAGGACGAGGCGGTGGAGCTGACGACCGAAACGGCCACGCTGCGCCGCCGCGGCGACTGGGCGGTGCCCCGCAGATTGCGCGTCTCCTCGCGCTACGGCGGCGTCAGGCTGGACATGAGCGGGGCGACCATCCGGCACCCGGTCGTGGAGATCGAGCTTTCGGTCCACGGCGCCGGCACCGTCCTCACCCTGCCCGTAGGGGCCACCGCCAACGTGGACGACCTGCGGACCAAGTACGCCAACGTGTACATGACGGTCCCGGCCACACCGCGATCCGGCGCCGTGCACTTCGTGGTCCGCGGCAAGACCCACGCCGGCGCCGTGCGTGTCCGCTACCGGCGTGGGCAGAAGCGCTAA
- a CDS encoding roadblock/LC7 domain-containing protein has protein sequence MTNNAAKDLNWLLDGLVERAVGARYAIVLSADGLLMGSSEGLGTDDAEHLSAVASAFQSLARGTGRQFNGGEVLQTVVEMENAYLFVSGSGSGACLAVVAEESSDVGLVAYEMNVLVEQVGRFLEASPRAESAAGPGEPTPGTSA, from the coding sequence GTGACGAACAACGCCGCAAAGGATCTGAACTGGCTGCTGGACGGACTCGTCGAACGAGCCGTCGGCGCCAGATACGCGATCGTCCTCTCCGCCGACGGGCTGCTCATGGGGAGCTCGGAGGGGCTGGGAACCGACGACGCCGAGCACCTGTCCGCAGTCGCCTCCGCCTTCCAGAGCCTGGCCCGGGGCACGGGCCGCCAGTTCAACGGGGGCGAGGTGCTGCAGACGGTCGTGGAGATGGAGAACGCCTACCTGTTCGTCAGCGGCTCCGGAAGCGGAGCCTGCCTCGCGGTCGTGGCCGAGGAGAGCTCGGACGTGGGGCTGGTCGCCTACGAGATGAACGTACTCGTCGAGCAGGTCGGCCGGTTCCTCGAAGCCTCGCCACGCGCCGAGTCGGCCGCCGGGCCGGGCGAACCCACCCCCGGCACCTCCGCCTGA
- a CDS encoding DUF3068 domain-containing protein: protein MRRTAAVVFIALGVCLLVLAPMLRYWTAESLMKAPLDYYNETVNRGEDITYFSAEETELVEGATVEAYTTVRGDVAASDADTAVWDQFTWVKDVERDSAITSTYRRAGHDRVDGRGVDCCDSSVGDEEVEQKGQIFKFPFLTEQRDYRFFDTTSRLTRPIAFEGEEAYNGIDTYRFEQVVESEKVGERTLPASLLEGMDGADGDVTGDEMYSVTRTYWIEPTTGVPIGLSEDQHRGFVVDGEERLVLFDGTLVWDDETVDGQIESAAQGMIMLPLLRTVIPLACVVFGAVFVIAGGLMLIGTGVRNTRTAH, encoded by the coding sequence ATGCGTCGTACCGCCGCGGTCGTCTTCATCGCCTTGGGAGTCTGCCTGCTGGTCCTCGCCCCCATGCTGCGGTACTGGACGGCCGAGAGCTTGATGAAAGCTCCCCTGGACTACTACAACGAGACCGTCAACCGCGGTGAGGACATCACCTACTTCAGCGCCGAGGAGACCGAGCTGGTCGAAGGCGCCACCGTGGAGGCCTACACGACGGTGCGCGGCGACGTCGCCGCCAGCGACGCCGACACCGCGGTCTGGGACCAGTTCACCTGGGTCAAGGACGTCGAGCGCGACTCCGCGATCACCTCCACCTACCGCCGCGCCGGCCACGACCGCGTCGACGGCCGGGGCGTGGACTGCTGCGACAGCTCCGTCGGCGACGAGGAGGTCGAGCAGAAGGGCCAGATCTTCAAGTTCCCGTTCCTGACCGAGCAGCGCGACTACCGGTTCTTCGACACCACCAGCCGGCTCACCCGCCCCATCGCCTTCGAAGGCGAAGAGGCCTACAACGGCATCGACACCTACCGGTTCGAGCAGGTCGTCGAATCCGAGAAGGTCGGCGAGCGCACCCTGCCGGCGAGCCTGCTGGAGGGCATGGACGGCGCCGACGGCGATGTCACCGGCGACGAGATGTACAGCGTCACCCGCACCTACTGGATCGAGCCGACCACCGGCGTGCCGATCGGCCTCAGCGAGGACCAGCACCGCGGCTTCGTCGTCGACGGCGAAGAGCGCCTGGTGCTCTTCGACGGCACCCTGGTCTGGGACGACGAGACCGTCGACGGCCAGATCGAGAGCGCCGCGCAGGGCATGATCATGCTGCCGCTGCTGCGCACCGTCATCCCGCTCGCCTGCGTCGTCTTCGGCGCGGTGTTCGTCATCGCCGGCGGCCTGATGCTGATCGGCACCGGCGTGCGGAACACGCGTACGGCGCACTGA
- a CDS encoding DUF742 domain-containing protein, which produces MAEHPEPGSDGDDAESLVRPYVITQGREHSDAVRLDMISVVIAARADVDEMALEPEQLRILELCGRPLSVAEVAAHLDMPVAVVKVLLGDLIGRGYVLARAPYTQQSPVHRDVLQAVLDGIQRL; this is translated from the coding sequence ATGGCAGAGCATCCGGAACCGGGCAGCGACGGCGACGACGCGGAATCGCTGGTCCGGCCCTACGTCATCACCCAGGGCCGCGAGCACTCCGACGCGGTCCGACTGGACATGATCAGCGTGGTCATCGCGGCGCGCGCGGACGTGGACGAGATGGCGCTGGAACCCGAGCAGCTGCGCATCCTCGAACTGTGCGGACGCCCCCTGTCGGTCGCCGAAGTGGCGGCCCACCTGGACATGCCCGTCGCCGTCGTCAAGGTCCTGCTCGGCGACCTCATCGGCCGGGGATACGTCCTGGCCCGTGCCCCCTACACCCAGCAGAGCCCGGTACACCGGGACGTACTCCAGGCGGTACTCGATGGAATCCAACGACTCTGA
- a CDS encoding GTP-binding protein — translation MESNDSDRSGTPIIPSAIKILVAGGFGAGKTTLVGAVSEIVPLSTEEVMTEASVGVDDLAGVERKQTTTVALDFGRITISDDLVLYLFGTPGQQRFWFMWEELAQGALGAVVLADTRRLDTCFPSVDFFERHGVPFVVAVNCFEGAHYYTEQEVTEALTLNERVPVLLCDARTRASAKEVLETLVRHVAATAAAPA, via the coding sequence ATGGAATCCAACGACTCTGATCGATCCGGCACCCCCATCATCCCCTCGGCGATCAAGATCCTCGTCGCGGGTGGTTTCGGCGCCGGCAAGACGACCCTCGTCGGTGCGGTCAGCGAGATCGTCCCGCTGAGCACCGAGGAGGTGATGACCGAGGCCAGCGTGGGCGTCGACGACCTCGCCGGGGTCGAGCGCAAGCAGACCACGACCGTCGCCCTGGACTTCGGCCGCATCACGATCAGCGACGATCTCGTGCTCTACCTGTTCGGCACCCCGGGCCAGCAGCGCTTCTGGTTCATGTGGGAAGAGCTGGCCCAGGGCGCGCTGGGCGCGGTGGTGCTGGCCGACACCCGCCGGCTGGACACCTGCTTCCCGTCCGTCGACTTCTTCGAGCGGCACGGGGTCCCGTTCGTGGTGGCGGTGAACTGCTTCGAGGGCGCCCACTACTACACCGAGCAGGAGGTCACCGAAGCGCTCACGCTGAACGAGCGGGTTCCGGTGCTGCTGTGCGACGCGCGCACCCGCGCATCGGCCAAGGAGGTGCTGGAGACCCTCGTCCGCCACGTGGCAGCGACGGCGGCCGCGCCCGCCTGA
- a CDS encoding sensor histidine kinase, with product MQPAKSKRTTSIRRRSRRAVLLPSAAFIALWLAISGYLGWEAFAASAQAQAADELSTPAAVSLAAVMDERSRTVAYLERPDENREQLVEARQASDEQTGTVFDGFEKYRDYAPGAVQERMAEFEAQYRSIDDIRSEVDEGTASRSEVLTDYNRVMTAAADLFGTQARDSLEPDSISSGVTATDTFRVVDLLSQSDAQLTRSFASGELTHDDQQEFTRLTSSYHSTLEDLRGFLSPEQRTELDTLLESDDYKRLVAMEGRIVDHDPQILMDPITGEHSRDTSVPMEQDEWEAAYTPVKEKLTEIGAAEASHSASVQSGTATRSLLIATVGTLGVALVGFLAISTAVGTTNRVVSRLVRLHDETDHRANELLPDLVERLRRNEPVDTAEAIPPLTTGTDEIGEVAESFDKAQRFAVDAAVRQAELAHGINRVFLSIAHRSQTLIHRQLRLLDRMEREQEDPQELTDLFKLDHLATRSRRNAENLLILGGETPGRTFHKPMPLVDVLRGAVSESGEYSRIERHQVAQVALKGPAIADVIHLVAELLDNATTFSPPQSKVRLSSEQVPNGVVVEIEDRGLGMQEDELAAANEILANPPEFDVMRLNEKMRLGLFVVSRLAKRHEIGVQLRPSPYGGVQAIVLLPSVLIHDGSLPASAFDTTGERPRVVAPEPARITGAATGSGSGSGGDPAGDAPVADEPGGDGADLPAPAPAGDALSPDPSASAPDGSGDAPADRDDRTPSGLPRRGRTRADAGARAGSGTGAVGGDGADAPTGPPGNPGDPGIPGDPGTPGDPGPGTHAEPSAAPAAEPPAAEPSPDGGGDAPGTQPAPEPAPSPDGGAADPAEPERAAEPATDEYGRPLLPKRSPQTNLAPQLYETPSAPDSGAAPQQSEGGEDRSTRLRQNMSAFQQGTRRGRHEGQQRQNDTDKDS from the coding sequence GTGCAGCCAGCGAAGAGTAAGCGGACGACGAGCATCCGCCGGCGTTCGCGCAGAGCGGTGCTGCTGCCGAGCGCCGCCTTCATCGCGCTGTGGCTCGCCATCAGCGGATACCTCGGCTGGGAAGCGTTCGCGGCGTCGGCACAGGCCCAGGCCGCCGACGAGCTGTCGACGCCCGCCGCCGTCTCGCTGGCGGCCGTGATGGACGAGCGGTCCCGCACGGTGGCCTATCTGGAGCGCCCCGACGAGAACCGCGAACAGCTGGTGGAGGCGCGGCAGGCCTCCGACGAGCAGACCGGCACGGTCTTCGACGGGTTCGAGAAGTACCGCGACTACGCCCCCGGCGCCGTCCAGGAGCGCATGGCCGAATTCGAGGCCCAGTACCGCTCCATCGACGACATCCGCTCCGAGGTCGACGAGGGAACGGCCTCGCGGTCCGAGGTCCTCACGGACTACAACCGGGTGATGACCGCGGCCGCCGACCTCTTCGGCACCCAGGCCCGCGACAGCCTCGAACCCGACTCGATCAGCTCGGGCGTCACCGCTACCGATACGTTCCGCGTGGTCGACCTGCTCTCCCAGAGCGACGCCCAGCTGACCCGCAGCTTCGCCAGCGGCGAGCTCACCCACGACGACCAGCAGGAGTTCACCCGCCTGACCAGCTCCTACCACTCCACGCTGGAGGACCTGCGCGGATTCCTCAGCCCCGAGCAGCGCACCGAGCTCGACACACTGCTGGAAAGCGACGACTACAAGCGGCTGGTCGCGATGGAGGGCCGCATCGTCGACCACGATCCGCAGATCCTCATGGATCCCATCACCGGCGAGCACAGCCGCGACACCAGCGTGCCGATGGAGCAGGACGAGTGGGAGGCGGCGTACACGCCGGTCAAGGAGAAGCTGACCGAGATCGGCGCGGCCGAAGCCAGCCACTCCGCCTCCGTCCAGTCCGGGACCGCCACACGCTCGCTGCTCATCGCGACCGTAGGCACGCTCGGCGTCGCGCTGGTGGGCTTCCTGGCGATCTCCACAGCGGTGGGCACCACCAACCGGGTCGTGAGCCGCCTGGTCCGGCTGCACGACGAGACCGACCACCGCGCCAACGAGCTGCTGCCCGACCTCGTCGAGCGGCTTCGCCGCAACGAGCCCGTGGACACCGCCGAGGCGATCCCCCCGCTGACCACCGGCACCGACGAGATCGGCGAAGTCGCCGAATCCTTCGACAAGGCGCAGCGCTTCGCCGTGGACGCCGCCGTGCGCCAGGCCGAGCTGGCCCACGGCATCAACCGGGTGTTCCTCAGCATCGCCCACCGCAGCCAGACCCTCATCCACCGCCAGCTGCGGCTGCTGGACCGCATGGAGCGCGAGCAGGAGGACCCCCAGGAACTCACCGACCTGTTCAAGCTCGACCACCTCGCCACGCGTTCCCGCCGCAACGCCGAGAACCTGCTCATCCTCGGCGGCGAGACGCCCGGACGGACCTTCCACAAACCGATGCCGCTGGTGGACGTGCTGCGCGGAGCCGTCTCGGAGTCCGGCGAGTACAGCCGCATCGAACGGCACCAGGTCGCGCAGGTGGCGCTGAAGGGACCGGCGATCGCCGACGTCATCCACCTGGTCGCCGAACTGCTCGACAACGCCACGACCTTCTCGCCGCCGCAGAGCAAGGTGCGCCTCAGCAGCGAGCAGGTACCCAACGGGGTGGTGGTCGAGATCGAGGACCGCGGCCTGGGCATGCAGGAGGACGAGCTGGCCGCGGCCAACGAGATCCTGGCCAACCCGCCCGAGTTCGACGTGATGCGGCTCAACGAGAAGATGCGCCTGGGCCTGTTCGTCGTCTCGCGGCTGGCCAAGCGCCACGAGATCGGCGTGCAGCTGCGGCCCTCCCCCTACGGGGGTGTGCAGGCGATCGTGCTGCTGCCCTCGGTGCTGATCCACGACGGGTCGCTGCCCGCCTCGGCGTTCGACACCACCGGAGAGCGGCCGCGCGTGGTGGCTCCCGAGCCCGCGCGCATCACCGGCGCCGCGACCGGATCCGGTTCCGGATCCGGCGGGGATCCCGCCGGCGATGCGCCCGTCGCGGACGAGCCCGGCGGCGACGGGGCCGACCTCCCTGCCCCCGCCCCCGCGGGGGACGCGCTCTCGCCGGATCCCTCCGCGTCCGCGCCCGACGGATCCGGCGACGCACCCGCCGACCGGGACGACCGCACTCCGTCCGGGCTCCCCCGCCGCGGCAGGACCCGCGCGGATGCCGGTGCACGGGCCGGTTCCGGGACCGGTGCGGTCGGCGGCGACGGCGCCGACGCGCCGACCGGCCCGCCCGGAAACCCCGGCGATCCGGGCATCCCCGGCGATCCGGGCACCCCCGGCGACCCCGGCCCCGGTACGCACGCAGAACCGTCGGCGGCCCCCGCCGCCGAACCGCCGGCCGCGGAACCCTCCCCCGACGGCGGCGGCGACGCCCCCGGCACCCAGCCCGCCCCCGAACCCGCGCCCTCCCCCGACGGCGGGGCGGCCGATCCCGCAGAACCCGAGCGGGCAGCGGAACCGGCCACCGACGAGTACGGGCGCCCCCTGCTGCCCAAGCGCAGTCCCCAGACGAACCTGGCACCGCAGCTGTACGAAACCCCCTCGGCCCCGGACTCGGGCGCCGCGCCGCAGCAGTCGGAGGGCGGTGAGGACCGCTCGACCCGGCTGCGCCAGAACATGTCGGCGTTCCAGCAGGGCACCCGCCGCGGGCGCCACGAGGGCCAGCAGCGCCAGAACGATACGGATAAGGATTCGTGA